One Nicotiana tomentosiformis chromosome 1, ASM39032v3, whole genome shotgun sequence genomic window, tgtgttttgctatggggcacgcgatttaatattcgattagccgtaagaatggcttccccccacaagttctgtggcaaatcagaacttatcaacaacgcgttcatcatctcctttaatgtgcaattctttctttccgcaatctcattagattggggcgtgtaagggactgttgtttgatgaataattccatattctaaacatatttcttcaaaaagagattcatattcaccacccctatcacttcttatcatttttactttcttgttaagttgcgtttcaactttatttttgtattgcctgaatgcgtctattgcttcatctttactattacgtaagtaaacatagcaatatcgagtaccatcgtcaataaaagttatgaaatacttctttccaccgcgagatggtattgacttcatgtcacaaatatctgtgtaaattaagtctaaaggatttgaattcctttcaattgacttataaggatgtttaacatacttagattccacacatgtttgacattttaatttttcgcattcaaacttaggcagtacttccaagttaatcattttccgcaaggttttataattgacatgacccaaacgtacatgccataaatcatttgactcaagtaagtaagaagaagctgaaatattattattgttttccacaaccattacatttagattgaaaaggccctcggtgaggtaaccttttcctacaaatattttattcttacttatgacaaccttgttggacacaaaaacgcacttaaaaccgtgcttaacaagaagtccagtagagactaaattctttctcatttcgggaacatgaaggacattgttcaaagtcatgactttgccagaagtcattttcagaaatatcttcccatatccttcaacttttgctgttgaagcattttccatataaactgtctctccgggtccagcaggagcatatgtagcaaaagcttctctaactgcacaaacatggcgagtggctcctgaatcaaaccaccacagtttaggattccccaccaagttacattcagaaagcatggcacacaagttatcaacatcatcatggtttactaccatgtttgcttgaccccttttcttgtctttcttcggagtacgacactccgtagatttgtgtccgattttttcacagttgtagcagtttccactgaaccgcttcttgcttgggttgtatttcggaccagaagccttcttcctctttttgttatcttcaacaatatttgctcccattattgttgaatttccacggcttctcctttcagcagctttattgtcctcttcgattctcaaccgaacaatgagatcttcaagggacatttcctttcgtttgtgtttcaaataatttttgaagtccttccataacggaggcaacttctcaatcattgctgctacttggaatgcttcattgataaCAAGACCtccagcaagtagatcatgaataatcacttgcaattcctgaacttgggtaataacagacttgctatctaccattttgtagtccaaaaattttgcggcaacgaatttcttcatcccggcatcttcatttttatatttcttttcaagcgcattccacaattcttttgacgtctccacgccactgtatacattatacagattatcatccagtccgctaagaatataattcttgcataaaaaatcagaatgcttccacgcttcaatcacgataaagcgttcattctctggagttttatctggcagatcaggaacatcttccttgatgaacttctgtagacataacgtagttaagtagaagaacatcttctgctgccagcgcttgaaatcaatcccgaaaaatttttcgggtttttctgccggtgccaacgccggtgttcggcttgtcgatgcgttggcagtcaccatcggaacagcttggttttcgctttcagtcgtcattttttctggaaaaaaaaatgacacaaacaaacgtttaatacatgttttcaaactggagtaaaaatcacgtagattttaatctccaacaaaatgccacgaaggctttactctccaaaacgggagtacataaaaccacaaaggttttagtttgcagaataataagaataacacaaatacagaaataaatattaaattccttaagattgttagtcccgccaatattgctgtatttgtaaataataattctgcaaaatataagttatcgtaataaaacagtaattaattcgagcccactgaattcacagtgtttccttaaggaatttaatcccctcctagtacccaaggtaatagattatttcctcctaggatagaacgaatcacacactggtatagcggtacttcaaaccccagtgtttcagcgaacacaaagttcggtagcaaatcacaatgcggataatcttacgttaatatttactattaacaaataaatttggtccaaaaatttAATCAATCAATGCGGATAAtcatttgaccgaagccgaagccgtagccgtagccgtagccgaaccgagcgacgacgacgacggcgcgagacttgctttcttcttaactctttaagagctacaagaagagcaattatatatatacccaccaaaaatcttttcctcatCCAATACGGGACAATGtttcattgtcaagagggggaaacttaaaattttactcaaaaatttcattttccttccatttcccattcaccctcattttaagactatttaatcttaaaaataaaaaacctCAGCAGTTATTAATTAAGTCAGGTCAGCAGCAGCTATTTCTGTGTTAAGACACATTTTGTACAAAGAAAAAACTTACTCTGGTGCCATGTACCCAAATGTACCCATAAAACGTGTAGGCAAAGTTGAATTTCCATTTTCAACAAGTTTCGTCAAGCCAAAATTTCCAACCTGTGAGTATGTGATTTACCAATAAGGAGAGCAGTTGTTTGAATTTGTCAAAAAACAAAGATTAGGGGCCTTAATAAGACCTTTGCATGGAAGTTTTTGTTTATCAGAATATTTGCTGATTTAATATCACGATGAATGTAAACGGGGACAGTGTGTTCATGTATATATTCAAGACCCCTGGCTGAGTCTAGTGCAATTTGCACCCTCGTTGACCATGGCAGTGTGTCCCTCCCTGGAAATAGATTTATCAAGTAATTAACAAATGCTTAAGCGTATGAACATCTGCAATacaaataagaagaaaaatataaataattaactATTCCATCACATTACTATAGCTCATAAAGTTCTCATACCACGTAGATGTTGACTTAGATTACCATTGTCAATGTACTCATATACAAGAAAGAGATACCTTTCAACACAATATCCTATCAAGCACACCTGCATGCATTCAGTGACACAgaaaagaaaagatcaaacaagcAAACTAATAAATCATAATACAACATTAAACTTCCCTTCCAGATCAGTAAACGATATACATAAATTCAAGACTTCAAACTTCAAGTACAAATGTAGCCAATCCCTCAAAATTTCTTAGGTCTGCACACTACTTACAGAAACACATAAATCATAATAGTAAATCATGAATCATCTCTTACAAGAGTTCTATTTATTCTGTCATATGACAAACTAGCATTTTTAAGAGTTCATTTATACCGTGGGTTAGAATGGTTAAAATTGAAAGGAACGGGAAGATGAGGGAAAATAAGTACAACGCattttaagtaaaaaaaaaaaaggctctTTCTCTTCTTTCCTTAAACTTTCTCCCTATCCCTTCAAACCGATCAACTGAATAAGCAAAGACTCTCTGTTAGTTATTTATTTGTGGCACTGACATGGGAACATGTGAAGTGCCATCCATAAATGTTAATGAAGTGGATTATAAGCTAgctttttatttcaaaaatcaaaCATGAATGCAATGATATTAAGATGCTGTATCATTTGTGAAATAATGAGAAAATATATGTGAGAGGCTAAACTTACAAGATTTTACATTTAATCCGATTTGGATTATACTTGTGCTCATCAAAAGAAATAGAACTGCTTCTAAAGGACATCTTTACCTTATctcgaaaaaagaaaagaaaaaggaaatcataATTGACAGAGAAGATATTTATAATACCAGGTTCAGGTGATGAACGCGCGTCAAAATTTGCAGTTCAGCAAGAAATTCGGTTTTTGCTTGCCTTTTCATTTGCTTTATTGCTGTTATCTGTATCAAAATTTTCAATATATGTTAGCAGAGACTTACAGTATAAAAAACTAATGTAGAAAAGCCCCATTGAATGGTGAATTGCCACTTTCAAGTTACAGTTTTAAGCACAGTGCCATTTGTAAGTAGTAAGTTTTATCAGTTTATGTAATTAGAAATCCCTTAACACTTCTAACTAGATAACTACTTATTGAATTTATAATAGAAGTCTTCTAAAAGACGTGGAAcaagaaagaaaattgaaagcgaGGATCCGTTCTAGCCTCAGTAAAGTCCATCTTATTGAAATTGAAATGAACAAACACAAATAAGTTTTAGCTAACACGATAAAAATAAAGACAGGTGTTCCAAGACTTTACCCCTTTTATTTATGCCAAATAGCTAGGAACAAATATGTACGGGATAGAAATATTTCAACTTCCAGAGTAGACAGGCAGACATATTTTTACAGTTATTGGAAGAAAAAAAATTTGAattgcagaccttgcctctcaGCTCAGCATAATAAATAGCTCCAAAGCCACCTTCGCCAATCTTATTAGAGATGCTAAAGCCATTAGTCGACTCAGCAAGTTCTTTGTATGAGAACTCAACAGATTTATCCACAGCTATGCCCAAAAGGCCTGCCAAGGCACCATCAGAAAGGTCACTGCCTTAGTCCCCTCAGGCCTTACTCAGAAGAAATGTTTATATCAAACTTGTGAAGCGAACTATCAGGTAAAATCTTGGGTTTCTAGGCTGCTTGAATTAGACAATTTGTTCATAGGGAATAATAACCCAAGATGTTCATGCAGTGTTTTGCTTAGAGCAATAAAATTATCACACTATCAAAGGTGAAGCACTAATCATAAAATTAACACTTCCAATTCACTACTGATTTATTGATTCATGTGAAAAACCATAGGCACACACTAGAGAAAGCAAGACACCAGCTATCAATTCAAAGCTTGATAATGAATGAAAGAACCTTTGGAAGCATTTATGTTGCGAAGATGTTTTTGTTAATTTAGAGAATTACCCTGACCAGATGGATGTGATTCATCAGCAGATGCTGAGATGTGTGGTTCAACCTTTTGTTCCTTCTTTCTATAAATTCCCACGTAAATGATGCCTATGAGTAATGTAACTCCAGCTAGTGATGCTACTGCCATTCCAGCAATAGATTTACCTGATGAACCTGATCATACACTCGTACAGAATAATCAATAAGCTTGGGTAGCATGATTAATTCCATCACTGACTAGATTTGGGTGAAAGAAGAGGGCAGTCACCTTTGCTGCAAAGTCAGGGGAAACATGGATGACCAAATATGCTAATAATATGCAAGTATGAGTCAAGATATGATGTTCAATTTATAACCACCTCAAGTCTGAAAAAGATACCTGGTTGGCATAGGTGGATAGTTCCCAAGTTTATCTGCATAAAACAAGGAACCATGGCCAGAATATTATCCACCAATTGAAAAAAGTATGACAGCAGAAGTAAACATTTTACCAAACCACAAATATCGGGTATAGAACTTAAGCTATGTCAGATCAAAATCCACAATGCAAAGTTGCGACAATCGACCCCACCCCCACCTCAACCCTCACGCACCCATCTCGACCCTGCGAACCACACCCCACACCACATCTCGTCCTCATTCCTCTCCACCCCACCCCCTCACCACGCCCCCACCagaaaataagtaagaaaatcACTTATTTTTCATAGAaacatttttcttgaaaaacattTTCTTTCGTGCCAGACACACCCTATATGTCACTACATGAGCTTTAGAGAATCTAATTAGTTTTCCAGAACCCTTAATTCACAGTATTAAAAGCAAATTATTGGAGCAAAATTGTGCCTAAACAGAGTGGAACAAATATAGATGATCCAAATAGTCGGCATAAAAACCTGCTTTTGTGTTGTTTTTATCATGTTCGAACTCACCTCTGCCTGGAATGTAGAGCAGCCCAGTGCCAGCACTGAAATTCACCGCTGGATTGTACATCTGGATCAATTCAGAGCTTGTATTGGTCGCCAACGCGATCGACTCCAGAGTTTCCCCTGGCCTGATTGGATATGTGatgaacaacccataatcatggGATACATCTTTATTCCCACACGAGCAATTCACTGTCACGTTCAACGTTACATTATTAACCGGAATATTATTATACGGATAACTGTTAAACCTCATCAACCACTCCTCAGTAATCAAACCGGAATACTCCGCCGCTACGCTACCATAAGTATCCCCAGAGCGGAGATTGTATGGAAAAACGTGTCCCAAGTAGTCGTCGCCATTAAGGCAGTCACAACGGAAGGGTACTTTAATCTTAATCGTGATGTTGGCTTCAGCCTGAGTAAGCGGGATTACGAAACTAGGGTTGTAGCTAAGGATTTCAGGGATAGAAACGTTCGGGAATAACCGGCGGGATACGTCGGACACAAATTCGTCATAATAACCACGATGAAGAGAGTATGAAGCGAAAGCTAATGCACAGCCCTCTCTGCACCTTGAATCAGCTACTACTACATAATAATGAACTGAAAAAAAGTAATATATCACAATTAGGATTATCCTTATCCTTTGGAAAAGATACATTCCTGGAAAATAATACTAGTCAGTTCCATAATTATTAGGCTTAAAAGGAGGAAGAACGATTAACGATAGGATGTTTCCAGGGAAGTGGACATTGCTTCCACGGTTGAAAGTCAAACAGTGATAAACAGCAAAATCTAGCGCCAAGAAGTAAATATGAAAAATTAGTCTGCTCTTAACGATAACACATTGCTCTCCTTCGCAAAAAGCAGCCCGgtgtactaagctcccgctatacaCGGGATCCGGAAAAGGGCCGAACCACAagatctattgtacgcagtcttaccctgcaagACCCTGTTTTAtgacagcaactttaccagttacgtcaACTACCTTAAATTTACCCCGTAAAAAATACGTCGAAAGTTCATAATATTGAAACCCTTGTACATCAATAGACAGTATTGCTGGATGTTAATTGAATTGATATAAAAAAGAATTCTAAGTTTGAAGTTTTCAATATCTAGAAATATTGATTAATTTAAAAGCATTTGAAGTGGAGATATGTTAGACATTTTCTAATAGATATGATGTTTTAGCATATGCATTGACTTTCCTTAAAAGCCAGTAGCTGAACCTATGCATTAATTTATCTTTGATTGTCGTGTGAAATTCTACGATGAGGCGTTGCTTACATCATTTTCGCCAAAAATGTGTTGACAAATGACAGACACGCCTAAGAAAATGTACAAGAGATAACCACGAGACTTGGAAATGAAAGTTAGCAAACGTGTCAacagaaaatattaattttacttCAAATTCAAATAATAAGCAGGGTCTAGATATTTATAATTGGTCTCTCTTGTTTATATACAAGGTGATGGGGGTGCTCCATATGAACCAAAGTAACAGATATTAGCAACTTTGTGGACTGAATTAAACGAGTCTTAGGTTTTCAATTAGTTATTATAATTTAAGTATGGTCTGCATATTCCCAAATCCGAATAGGTTTTTTTTGCTTATAAGTGATAGCATCAAATACAGTGATTAAATTTTCTTCGGCAATTTCATAAAAGCTGTTTCATTAAACATAGAATTTAAATTTAATTCAGTtttggggtattatcacttttagcccgtgcTAGAAAGTATTTACATTTGGTAGccaaaaaaatgtataaaatttatataatttttgtatataacatactaaaagtatatatatatatatataaatatataaaatatacactttttcgactattattttgagagtgatTATACAGTATCATTTTTCCTACAGTTTTACAGCGATTAATGGACCGACATCTCGCCTCGGAAAGCTTCGGGCCTAAACTACATATACGAAGGTCCAACCTATGACAGGCCCAAATAATTTGGCCCACAGGCCTTATTTCCGATCAgattataatttaaaaaaataaaataaaaatggaaagagatTATAACTGTAATTTATCCCACTGAAAGAGTAATAAAAGCTCTTTAATGAATCAACTGTACTTTCAGATAAGACCGTATATCATATGATCGTGTTCTAGTCGGAAAACTAGAACAATGTCATTATCAATGAAAAAGAGGCCCATAAACTCTTTTGGAAAGTGGAGTGTCATTGGTAAGAACCGGTGTTTTAAAAAGCTTTTTTGGGACTCGCTTCGAGGCTCGGTCGGAGGCGGGGCACTATCAAAACGCCACGAGGCTCAAGTGTAGGGCTTAATTCGGTGAGACTTATGTCCCAAGTACTCGATTGTATGCCCGATGCACGCCAAACATTCTACGCTAGGGGCTTGCCTAATAGCTCCTACCGCAAATCGTGCATCAAATCCCTAGTTAGCTTTGTTGACACTCAAATTTTTATAACTAATGATCTATTACAGTTTTATTCTATCATAGAAATATAAAGATAGAATACCTCGAAATAACGAGTCATAATATTGCATATTTATTAATTAAGAACGTTGGAGAGTGAATATCATTTGAATAGCCAAAATTTATATCTTCACTTACTATAGGTATCCATATTTTAGTTCTATGTCTGTTAAAATTatcaaaaaattattattttttatttgaaagcAATTTTATTTACTCACGaggagtaatattttaaattaCATCATTGATGAGTTTATTGATTAGTAACATTTAGAGAAGCAAACCGTGTaatttgataatattttttaaaatattgtgATATTTTAATTGTTTGAAAGATAAAATATTATAGTTGAAATTTAGCTTGTAGTAACTTTAACACTActgtattatttatatttatataaaatgctagatattttatttttttgagattttattttttaaaattttcttaaactttaatttattaagttgtctatgtattatatatatatatatatatatatatatatatatatatatatatatataaaaaaaaattatcaaatagTAAAAGATCCATAGGACTTATGCCCCATgtctcggggcttacgcctcgcttcGTATTAAGTTAAACGCCCCACCTCACGCCTTCGTCTGGGCCGGCTGGAGTCTAAGGCCAGTAAGACAATGGCCTTAGGCCCCCACAATACTTAGGGCCCTAAAATCTATAAATATTAGGGGAATCTACGTGGTATGCCCATTGAAAATATTAATTAACACCATAtacaattaaaatatttattttactctATATACCtactttataaaattattttatcatGTATACCTACTTTATTCTAAAATATATTACTGtatattccaaattagaatattgtgaTATATTTAATTTGGAATTCTATTTCAAATTAGAATACTGTAGCATGTTTAGAAAAAATATGGCATATTTTCTTTGGATACTATATTTCAAATTAAAATGTTGTAGTATGTTTGGTTCGGAACTTCGgatattgtattccaaattaaaatattgtaatatatttgatttgaatattatattccaaattagaatattgtaGTATGTTTTATTAGAATATTATGGTATGTTTAGTTTGGATATTGTATTCTTCATTAGAATATTATGGTAAGCTATATTGTAATATATTTggtttgaatattgtattccaaattagaatactGCAGTATGTTTTATTAGAATATTGTGCTATGTTTAGTTTGGATATTGTATTCTTCATTAGAATATTATGGTAAGCTATATTGTAATATATTTGGTTTGAATATTGTATCCCAAATTAGAATACTGTAGTATATTTTATTAGAATATTATGGTATGTTTAGTTTGGATATTGTATTCTTCATTAGAATATTATGGTAAGCTATGTTTGGATTTTCAATTGAAATATTGTGGTATCATTAGTTTGAATATTATATtccaaattaaaatattatggccCGTTTAGTTAGAATATTGTATTCTaaattagaatattatggtaAGTTAGGTTTGGATTGTATTCCAAAGTAGAATATCGTGATATGTTTTGGAATATATGGAGGTATAGCATGTAACTTcccctaaatatatatatatatatatatatatatatatatatatatatatatatatatatatatatatatatatatatatatatataatactttaaaattaaaatatttatagctAAAAGTTTTACACATCTTAAATTGTAGTTACTAGTTGTTTCATGTCTTTAATTCGTCCCAACTTAAATCGATCTTCTTACAATGTTAGTTTAAAATAAATTTTCTTATTCTTTGAGTGTCTTTGTAGACATTTTCAAGCTACTTTTATAAGTAATTATTAACATTCGTCCTCAACAttgaatgactcttgaaatatagTAGTTACTACAATATTATTTGTTTCAACTTATATTTAGAATTAAAAGTGTTAAGTTCAACATGATAACACAAGAAAGATTAAACAAATTGGTTAAATATTCGCAATAATTAAAACTGATTATAActtctttagattttgataaattatAAGAGTAAAAAaagtaattaaaatatttaaggcCTCACTTTTTATTTTCGTCTTAGACCCCATATTATGTCGAGCCGCCCCTGGCCttcgccttttaaaatactggtaAGAACTAAGCACTTTAAAAAAAATTGGTCTAAAATAATTGTTAAATATTTGTGTAGccataaatcatctcattaagagTAAAGTAAAAATTCTAAGGGGAAAGTGTTAGGCACCAATTCTTTGAAGTTCTGATTTTCCTTtttgaaaaatgaagttgaaatctGATTTTTCCTTTTTGAAATAAAGTTGTTGTTCACTAAGTTCAGGATTTCAAAATCTTTGAAGGAAAGAAGGTTGAGCACAAAACATAATAATAAGCGAGCAGATTATAACTAGCGAACTAAGGATCTACTATTAGctaatttttccttttaatcCTATATcatttaaggcttgcctaagttcatatgatactaAAGCATAAAAGGAAAAATAGCACGtgttctaatatatgagtgttgtATACATAAGAGATAAAATAacaataaagacataacaaatACAACTAACATTAAACTAGTAGAAGCAACAAACTAAATTAACGAGGCAATAATAATGATAAAGGAGTTGAGGGAAAGAGGACTGGACTCTGTGATTGGGCCTTAAGAAGGTAGGCCTAGCGGTGAAGAGATGCAGATACAAGCTGACTTTGAACTCCTCAATGAGATGCAATATAACTGGAATTGACCTGAGTTCATCAAGAATTCAGAGGCCCAAACGGATGTACATGTGAAAAAtaagaaggtcattagatataTATCCAATACATTTAACATATTCTAACTACATAATATATTTTGATATGCATAACAAATACATAAACAGATAAT contains:
- the LOC138896385 gene encoding chitin elicitor receptor kinase 1-like, whose protein sequence is MYLFQRIRIILIVIYYFFSVHYYVVVADSRCREGCALAFASYSLHRGYYDEFVSDVSRRLFPNVSIPEILSYNPSFVIPLTQAEANITIKIKVPFRCDCLNGDDYLGHVFPYNLRSGDTYGSVAAEYSGLITEEWLMRFNSYPYNNIPVNNVTLNVTVNCSCGNKDVSHDYGLFITYPIRPGETLESIALATNTSSELIQMYNPAVNFSAGTGLLYIPGRGEFEHDKNNTKAGFYADYLDHLYLFHSV